The window ATACATACAGAATGATGTTCTGTGTTCTTGTTTCCTTCCAGTGCATCCCTGTAGAGAGAATCCATTTTCATACACACAGAATGATGTTCTGTGTTCTTGTTTTCCTTCCTCTTTCTCGAGTTGTATTGTTGTAGAACAAAGAGAAACCATTGAAGATACATTCGATTACTTCTCCGGATAATACGGATCGACAAGTCGATCCAATGGCAGACTACTGACGTTCAATGAGTGGCTTCCCTTATCGGAAATGTTATTACTATTTaaatttttctctctctttagtTGATTTGTCGGaggtgaaaaataaataattatttcttcTATTTTAATTTGCTACATAGGCtgagtttttttcttttggttgATGTTTTGTTTCGTCTATGTGAACAGTACCCATAGAAAGACATAAGTGTTGTTTCGTCTATGTAAACAATACCCAAAGAAACACATAAGTGTTGTTTCGTCTATGTAAACAGTACCCATAGAAAGACATAAGTGTTGTTTCGTCTATGTAAACAGTACCCATAGAAAGACATAAGTGTTGTTTCGTCTATGTAAACAGTACCCATAGAAAGACATAAGTGTTGTTTCGTCTATGTAAACAGTACCCATAGAAAGACATAAGTGTTGTTTCGTCTATGTAAACAATACCCATAGAAAGACATAAGTGTTGTTTCGTCTATGTAAACAGTACCCATAGAAAGacataagtttttttttttttaaataaatagcaaacaatccttaaaataacatttgatgcatacttactaataatcactcaaactattattatacatacatacatacatacatacatacatacatacatacatacatacacacacaatcaataccgtgtgtggccaccagcagcagcaatcatctccttggcatagactgaatgagtcacTGAATCCGGGCAAGTGGAATTCTAGCCCATTCTTCTTGCAATGCATGTAACAGTTGCGGAatcgtctgaggctccgggtcacgctggcgtacatgactgtccagttcgtcccatagatgttcaatggggttgagatctggcgatcttgatggccatggcagcacattaattttCTCATTCTCTCggaaatccattgttatacgtgccgtatgcggcctggcattgtccttaTGAAAGatttctctctgtcgatccccAATGGGAAGCATTTGACGGCGAAGAATTGCACCctggtagcgtacagctgtcaggttgccttgcacgaacacaagttcaattctgccggtgtatgagatggctccccacatcatgacactcccttcACCGAATGTGTCAATTTGGGCGACACAGTTGTTGgcaaacgttcattgcggcatctgtaaacacgttgtcgtccatcaagTCGCTGTAAAAGGAAAcgtgaaccatactcgccgccagtttctcacgttccacccctgtacattcgtacaccagcgaacacgtaaatgtcgatgttgacgtcgcagttCCGAATGATTTGTGCAGACGCCCTTCTCAAACCaagtatgcgtccagcagtgttcgttgctgtggcagttcagtgacgcaagtgcagaacccggatgtagcgatcttgagCTGCAGTTgctatgcgaggtcttccacttctgggccggtcttcagctgactgaaactgctggtacctgttcCAGAGacatgaaatggtgctctgatggacgtccATGTGGTGTGCGACTGCTGaatgcgattcacctaactggaggcggcctattgcaatgtttcgattcggcaggtttagtcttagcatcttgtaactcgtctacgtccaaacggaaatgaggcatcattgtcagcattgcagctttaaatacccatcactaccccaatcttttccccgagtttgaCGTGCATTGGCCAAAATCttaccatttcacgccgatgttctgcaattgtcgcacaacgtgcgttaaatttgttttagggtccattaacaaacatggtcattcagcaacattgtaaaaaaaaacgatattttgtcaaatcaaacacttttcttctttccctatcacatAGGCGTTTCTGTTTTGACAGTGTATAATATAAACAGACGTTATCAGATATGATATTCCTTGgcgttatttttaaaattaacaaactcgCATTGCTACGGCTGGAACAATGTGATTGTATTAAACTGTAATGACTGTAATGGGAATTTACGCCTAATACATTGGatgtatatacaaacaataGCTGGATCTTGGTGTTGGCTTACATGACCAGCACTCGATATTTAAATATCTAAATCCGGCTCTCTATTAATTGCAACTTCTGCATATTTGCACATTATGTATGTGCTTgtatgtgcgtttgtgtgtgtatgcaccAATGAAAAACAGCAATATATCTTTAGCAAttagcaaaaaaaaatgttcaaaGCATAAGTCttacactaaataaaagaagCCTGCTTATGTAAAGAATCACAAAACCAAAGTTATAATGTCAGTATTGTTCATATTTAGAATTTCGTGTGTCTAAACAAAACTCTATAAAACATCGTGCATATACACAGTGTACACTAAAGAATGACAAAAATCTATAAAACATCGTGCATATACACAGTGTACACTAAAGAATGACAAAACTCTATAACTAAAGAATGACAAAACTCTATAACTAAAGAATGACAAAACTCTATAACTAAAGAATAACAAAACTCTATAAAACATCGTACATATACACAGTGTAAACTAAAGAATGACAAAACTCTATAAAACAACGTACATATACACAGTGTAAACTAAAGAATGACAAAACTCTATAAAACAACGTACATATACACAGTGTAAACTAAAGAATGACAAAACTCTATAACTAAAGAATGACAAAACTCTATAAAACAACGTACATATACACAGTGTAAACTAAAGAATGACAAAACTCTATAAAACAACGTACATATACACAGTGTAAACTAAAGAATGACAAAACTCTATAACTAAAGAATGACAAAACTCTATAAAACATCGTACATATACACAGTGTAAACTAAAGAATGACAAAACTCTATAAAACATCGTACATATACACAGTGTAAACTAAAGAATGACAGAACTCTATAACTAACGAATGACAAAACTCTATAAAACAACGTGCATATTGTTATGAtaatctggttttaagttaaatctggctttgggttatgtaatatggacgtttttatcgtcgggtgaaaattcaagtaaaaatatggaAGATNNNNNNNNNNNNNNNNNNNNNNNNNNNNNNNNNNNNNNNNNNNNNNNNNNNNNNNNNNNNNNNNNNNNNNNNNNNNNNNNNNNNNNNNNNNNNNNNNNNNNNNNNNNNNNNNNNNNNNNNNNNNNNNNNNNNNNNNNNNNNNNNNNNNNNNNNNNNNNNNNNNNNNNNNNNNNNNNNNNNNNNNNNNNNNNNNNNNNNNNCGAACGGAGACCTCGGCAATGCTGATAATGAAACGTTCGCTACTGACCTACACTATCAGTTACCCGATTAATCGTACATAAGAAACATCTTTCTATTGAGGCAGGCACTACTGACCCTCACAGTGAACCTTGCGTGTGTGTTAATGTGGACCGTCAACGAGTGGACACAGTTATAATTTACAATCTATCCATTTGTATATATCCCTTCAATGCATCAGATTTCCACCTTCCCATTTTTGGGGAGATTAATGTTGTATGTACACCTCTTGCTGCTGCAGTAGTTGCTGCTCCAATTTTGAAGCTGTGTCCTCTATAGCTGTTGGAATCCAGCTTTAGAAACCTTAATATTAACCATAGGTATGAACCAAAATAAGTGTACGGCACTGGAGAGCCATCTGCAAATTGGAATAACGGCCCGCGAACTTCTTTGCTTATATTTACGTACTTATGTAAGCATCTAACTGGACTACTGTTCTTGCCTAGATGTTGGAATCTCAATGACGAATGGACGCAGATCACTATGCTTATAATTTGTTTTCGAAACCGTCGTGGATAAgagttcttttttgttttgattccaTTGAAATGCAATGTCTGATATCTGAAGGACTTTGTCAACAGACTTTTGTTTGTTGACTGAGAATTCCATGATTCGGAGAAATGCATGACATGCAAGCAAATACATACATTGCACGGCACAATACGGCTTTATATCATGATGTTATTACCATATCTGTAGATGTAATGATCTTTTCCAAAATTTCCAATGTGATAGGCATTCTGCAATCAGTGTGGCCATTCATATTGTGAACACCCTTTAACAGCCGTTTAATGAAAGAAATCTGTGTCGGATCTTGCATGTTTTCGAGCTTATGTATGAAGCTGATAGCAGATACGTAACTATACACAGTAGCCGAGCTCAAATTACTTAAAAATAAGTGTTTGATATATTTTGCCAGAAACAtttgtgaaacaaaacagatgttACAATTAGGTTGTTCCTGAGTGTGAAAGTGGGTAAAATGAGATAGTACACGCTTATACAAGTTTACTGTCGATGGAGCAAGTGAATTTGTCAACAGTTGATATGTTACAACTGTTGAGGCTTGACTTTGAGTCGCTGCCTTTTCAACCAGGGTGCGATTTGAAACGCCTCCTGTAATTTGAAACGTGACAATTTGTCAGCAACCACATTTGTATAGCCTAGTATATGTTTggctttaaaatatatgttatggTTAAGTGTCGCTAATACTAAACGACGAACTAATTTCATGATTTTACCATCTTTAGAGGATGTTTTGTGCAAAATTGCAACTACTACTTGGTCGTCGCACATGAACAACATGTTATGATTTGCTAATTTTGCTCCCTAAATTTCGATTGCCAGAACTATTGAAAACAATTCTTTTACAGTGATGGgaagtgtttttaaattttgtgtCCACTCTCCGACAAACCATTCCGATCCCAAGACTGCTGCGCAACCGCCGTGGATGCCTGCTGCATCGGTATACAATTTTATACTGTCAGATGACATCCAGTTATCAAATAGAAAACATGATTTGCCATTATGGTTTTCCAAAACGTTTAGCCATGCTTCAATATCAGCTCGTCCTTCTTTGTTTAAACGCAAATGGTGATGAGGTAACGtaacaatatatatgtgtgtgtatatatatatatatatatatattatatatatatatattatatcatgtaatatcttacattttcagtgcaatcaaagtatgtgatatttttcagatcacatactttaagaatttgataactttgcaaattagatgtaaattaatcgaggtcacgacactagatttattgacatttaagcacacgtacttgggtgacactctatgattgacgtatgcattcatagtcatcaaataaaaacatttcaatggcaatttgacactgaaagctgtccagcgttcagaaaacaaacaaaaaacgttaggcataactttaatttgatgtaaggacatccaaaatgacgtcattcgagtttgacgtcatttccattcaaaaatacaccgcaccACATagtcttacatcatttgaatatctagtaatggcggactggaattaaagttgcgtgtacagtttacaaaaacacgttgtattccTAATAAGATTTGAGCTTATCCTCTATGATAAAGAGATAAGTATTATTTTGTCAGTTATAAACCTGGcgcatttaattttgtttaacttttCTTATCTTCGTATTGTCCTAAACATTATAATGCCACCAAATTGTCTAATAAAACAACGTCATTTTCATctgaagttattttatttattgtattattattattattttttaaattagttccatcaactttttaatatattggGTCATTTAGAAAACACCACACATAAGGCAAAGAGACAGCATATTGGACGAGTGCTCGGAATTTCGTAATGGCTTTAATAATATGTTGCTGTtagatattgttgttgttgttttcccaCAAGGTTATTCAGCGACGGACGGACGGATCAGAAGATTTCTACAGAACTTGGAATGATTACAGAGACGGATTTGGCGATTTTAACAATGAGTTCTGGTTAGGTAAGTGAAGATTAATATCTTACATACATCCAACAAGTCATAGACGCCCCGtgattctgttttctttttttataaacgTTATTTTACAAAATCGTAAATATTTCTGATTAACGTAGGCACAACAGCTGTACAGATTGCACTGATAAACGTCATATGTATTGGTCTAGGCTCAACagacagaacccccccccccataatctaaacaaagccgttattcattatcaagacagaaaaaaataacGTTACATAATCTAGAACAGCCAAGGCAGGGATTTCATCTAAAGTTGTGCTACGtttgttttgaaaagaaatcGACGACATACAATACATATTGCTATAACTCATAATTTTATGTAGATATTTCTTATTACATCTTAAACCCATATCAATGCTCTAATTCCTACATTTGATCTTTCAAAGCATGGGTGTCATGGACAATTTCACCAACAATTCACTAAAACAAAGAATATGAGAAACCCAATGGCAAATGTTCTATCATCTCGCGAAGGTAGCTCGTATCATCTTCGGTGTCATGTTCACACAACCTCATCTCGAGCTTTATTCCCAGAAACGTGTGGAATTTGTGACAAAAAATAGTGTCAGATacctaaaaataatattcaatTGCTAATGTTACCAAAATCGCTGAAAATTGCTGCTGAATTGCATGATGACCATGACGCTCTCACTAATATCAGACCTTTGGACCCAATTGCCAGGTAGTTTCGTAAGCATGGACATTATTACCAAAACCCTACTCGAATTACACTGGATGATATTTGAGTAGATGACGGACATACTGAAAAATAAGCTTAGACGCTTCGATATGGCGATTCTAATGTGTTTGCAACAGTAGACTGTCAGAAACCACAAATGATCATCAGTGCAGAATCGTTAAAGGAAatgacaattaaggcatttggcctggtaggcatagtcaacgatatataaaGCAACTTCAATCATCATTGGACTTAACGATCTGATAGTGAATGCTTTTGATTGTCAGCTGACCTACAgactaatattattacaaagctgtttatttttaaacacttaaaCACTAAAGAACATCTATTTATAGCCACATggtgaatgtatgtgtgtgtagaaAGTCCGTACACACCACCAGTTACTATGCGTTTGCTAaacgacgtcattttggtaTATGACGTCCTCTTTCCTGGTCCTAGCGCTGTGCATTCGCATGTCTCTTGAATTATGTTgcaataattgttatattttacattattcgTAGGTgggttataaataaaatagcattcTCGTTTTCTCCTGATAACATAGCAAGTTAACTCGTTTCCTAGAAATAATATCACGTGAAAGCATGTATACTAGTTTATATTTACTCGATAGGCAACTCACAAATTCATCGTATAACCAGTCAGGGTCTTTATGATCTGAGAATTGACTTGGAAGACTTTGAAGTACACAACGGGTTCGCGCTGTATAAGAACTTCTCCCTGGCTTCAGAACAAGATTTCTTCAGACTGAGTCTGGGCGAGTACAGCGGAAACGCAGGTACGTTTGGGATATGGCACAGACAGGCGTCTTTCTCAACCTTTGTCTCGCGAGCACTTACGAGTTTGTCTCTTATGTTACTAGTAAAAATATCCTAATCAAAGGCAACAGGACTTCTCACGAGGAGTTTTCAATAGAAACAGTTCTGTAATTGTGCAATGTGGTTTCACCTTTCACGTCTCGATTTGGGGAGGGGGAACTAGCTCAGTGAATAGACTAGGTCACAGAATCGATTGTCTCTTCCTCTATGTCTTCATCCTTACCAATGGCAGAggactggcatatcaaacgcCGTAAGAATGttggaaatgaaaaaaatatagccggttttctctaaaattgcatttcataattataaaatggtttCACATCCAGAAGCTGCTGATGCTtagtaaataaatgtacttcaAGGGTGTCATTAggcaaaactaacttttaacgtGAGTGTTTCATACGCTTCGATCCTAAAGCATTCATTCCACATATTTTGATTCCAGGTGATGGTCTTGGTCAACACAGTGGTCAGCTGTTCTCTGCTAAAGACAAGGATCTCGATTCATATGAGAAGCAATGTGCACAGATGTTCAAAGGTGCCTGGTGGTTCAGAGACTGTCATTCATCACACCTGAATGGTCAGTACTTAAGAGGAAACCACTCTTCATTCGGACATGGAGTGAACTGGATGCCCTGGCGAGGTTTCTATTACTCTCTGAAGAGAACCGTGATGAAGATCAGACCCATGCAGTTCTGATAGGAACACCATTCTGCCAACCAGACGCATAGTAACACACGTTCTTTGGTCTGTTCTCTGCAGTCTTATAACTATTACGTTTAGCAGTAACACACTTTCTTTGGTCTGTTTTCTACAGTCTTATAACTATTACGTTTAGCAATAACACATGTTATTTCGTCTGTTCTTTGCAGTCTTATAACCATTACGTTTAGCAGTAACACACGTTCTTTGGTCTGTTCTCTGTGGTCTTATAACTATTACGTTTAGCAGTAACACACGATCTTTGGTCTGTTCTCTGCAGTCTTATAACTAGTACGTTTAGCAGTAACACACGTTCTTTGGTCTGCTCTCTGCAGTCTTATAACTATTACGTTTAGCAGTGACACGCGTTCTTTGGTCTGTTCTCTGCAGTCTTATAACTATTCCGTTTAGCAGTAACACACGTTATTTGGTCTGTTATCTGCAGTCTTATAACTATTACGTTTAGCAGTAACACACGTTCTTTGGTCTGTTCTCTACAGTCTTATAACTATTACGTTTAG of the Gigantopelta aegis isolate Gae_Host chromosome 12, Gae_host_genome, whole genome shotgun sequence genome contains:
- the LOC121386154 gene encoding fibrinogen C domain-containing protein 1-like; its protein translation is MSMLTSQFRMICADALLKPMMGSVFKFCVHSPTNHSDPKTAAQPPWMPAASVIQRRTDGSEDFYRTWNDYRDGFGDFNNEFWLGNSQIHRITSQGLYDLRIDLEDFEVHNGFALYKNFSLASEQDFFRLSLGEYSGNAGDGLGQHSGQLFSAKDKDLDSYEKQCAQMFKGAWWFRDCHSSHLNGQYLRGNHSSFGHGVNWMPWRGFYYSLKRTVMKIRPMQF